From the genome of Rhodobacteraceae bacterium Araon29, one region includes:
- the asnB gene encoding asparagine synthase (glutamine-hydrolyzing), with amino-acid sequence MCGIVGIFNFKKNNNVSSCQIKKMANQIKHRGPDQFDLFIKEQIGFGFRRLSIIDIENGNQPMYSNSKNLIIVFNGEIYNYKYLRKRLQSEGYIFKTFADTEVILALFELGYKFPEQMLDGMFAFAIYDRKKNTLVLSRDINGKKPVFFHETEDGIEFASEQKSLRLGVEGKINFNIQTISDFLTLGYSVQPTTVFSGFKQIPAGHRLTVKNELSFLNWGKSPNHRQKKEKYKDVVVKVENLIRQAVEKRLMADVPLGLFLSSGLDSSLILSMIAGNSLPKDFCTFTVDFASESFSEGNNSKLIADYFGVANQSFCMGPEDFLAIFDETVEAADNLSANPATFAFSFLAKKAVATTKVVLHGGGSDELFFGYDTYYANKIAGALRIFPPGIFKPIASIVDYLPASHKRLGLDYKLKKFFQNLNYEPLQRHYQWRTIFTEEEKAQILKSFEGQKSSFWSYQDAYKNYEECDFHETVSRADFDVWWRSMGIYQADITGMAHGLETRLPFMDNDLRNYLYSLPVKSKFSLIKRKKILRDIGKYLLPQEIIDLPKMGFHLPLADWFRGPLYPFVQEKLDSLKISPIVINDGIYFDQILKEHCSKKQDNSFKLINLVVLSKWLEINSKV; translated from the coding sequence ATGTGCGGAATAGTGGGAATTTTTAATTTTAAAAAGAATAATAATGTTTCATCATGCCAAATTAAAAAAATGGCAAATCAAATTAAGCACAGGGGGCCAGACCAATTTGATTTATTTATCAAAGAACAGATTGGCTTTGGGTTTCGAAGGCTTTCAATTATTGATATCGAAAATGGCAATCAGCCAATGTATTCAAATTCAAAAAACTTAATTATAGTTTTCAATGGAGAAATATATAATTATAAGTATTTGCGAAAACGCCTACAATCAGAGGGGTATATATTTAAAACTTTTGCAGACACCGAAGTTATACTAGCGCTATTTGAGTTAGGTTATAAGTTTCCGGAGCAAATGCTGGATGGGATGTTTGCTTTCGCAATATACGATCGAAAAAAAAATACTCTAGTTCTATCTCGTGATATAAATGGAAAAAAACCAGTTTTTTTCCATGAAACAGAGGATGGTATTGAATTTGCGTCTGAGCAAAAATCTCTCAGATTGGGTGTCGAGGGCAAAATAAACTTTAACATTCAAACGATTTCAGATTTTCTAACATTAGGCTATTCCGTCCAACCCACAACTGTATTTTCTGGCTTTAAGCAAATTCCCGCTGGGCATAGGTTAACCGTGAAGAATGAGCTTAGTTTTTTAAATTGGGGAAAATCACCAAATCATAGGCAAAAAAAAGAAAAATACAAAGATGTTGTAGTAAAAGTGGAAAATCTTATTCGACAGGCGGTAGAAAAACGCCTCATGGCAGATGTGCCGCTTGGCTTATTTTTAAGCTCGGGATTAGATAGTTCTCTCATTCTTTCGATGATTGCTGGAAATTCACTTCCAAAGGATTTCTGTACTTTCACAGTGGACTTTGCAAGCGAGAGCTTCAGCGAAGGCAATAATTCTAAATTAATCGCTGATTATTTCGGTGTAGCCAACCAGTCTTTTTGTATGGGTCCAGAAGATTTTCTTGCAATTTTTGACGAAACTGTTGAGGCGGCCGACAATTTATCGGCCAATCCGGCAACATTCGCGTTTTCATTTTTAGCAAAAAAAGCAGTTGCAACCACAAAAGTTGTTTTACATGGTGGGGGTTCTGATGAGCTTTTTTTTGGATATGATACTTACTATGCGAATAAAATTGCTGGAGCATTGAGAATATTCCCTCCGGGCATATTTAAACCTATTGCCTCTATCGTGGATTATCTTCCTGCGAGCCATAAGCGGCTAGGGCTTGACTATAAATTAAAGAAATTTTTTCAGAATTTAAATTATGAGCCGCTGCAAAGACATTATCAATGGCGGACAATATTTACAGAAGAAGAAAAGGCACAAATTTTGAAAAGTTTTGAAGGACAAAAGTCGAGCTTTTGGTCTTATCAAGATGCCTACAAGAATTATGAAGAGTGTGATTTTCATGAAACTGTATCTCGAGCAGACTTTGATGTTTGGTGGCGCTCTATGGGAATATATCAAGCGGATATAACTGGTATGGCCCATGGTCTAGAGACAAGGCTTCCATTTATGGATAATGATTTACGTAATTATCTATATAGCCTCCCAGTAAAATCTAAATTTTCATTAATTAAGCGAAAAAAAATACTCAGGGATATTGGAAAATATTTACTTCCTCAAGAAATAATTGACTTACCAAAAATGGGTTTTCATTTACCACTGGCGGATTGGTTTAGAGGTCCTCTATACCCGTTCGTACAAGAAAAATTAGATAGCCTCAAAATATCTCCAATTGTAATAAATGATGGTATTTATTTCGATCAAATTTTGAAGGAGCACTGCTCAAAAAAACAAGATAATTCTTTTAAACTTATAAATTTAGTAGTACTTTCCAAGTGGTTGGAAATAAATAGTAAGGTATAA